CTGGGACTTGATGGCGCAGAAGCTGCGGGTGCTGCTGATGCCACTGAGCACCCAGAGCGAGATGATCGAGCAGTTGCGCGAGTACCTGAACGCCCAGCGTCCAGGGAGCAGCCAATGAACCCCCTGGATCAGTTGCAACCGTTGATCGCACCGCCTGCAATCGGCCTGTGGCCACCGGCGCCCGGCTGGTGGCTGCTGCTCGCGGTGCTGCCACTGTTAGCCTGGGGCCTGTGGCGGCTGCGCCGCTGGCGACCGGGCAAGCGCCCCGTGGTGCGCGCCGAACTGCCGCTCGACCCAGTGCGGGTGGAAGCCCTCGCCGAACTGGCCCGCCTGCCCCGCCCCTACGACGGCGCCCCGGCGGGTGCCTGGCTGCAGCAAATCAATGCACTGCTCAAGCGCTTGTGCCGCAACCACTACCCCGGCGCCAACAGCCATACCCTCAACGGCCGCCAGTGGCTGGCATTTCTCGACAACCGCTGCCCAGCCGCCGGCCTGACGCGCTGGATGGTGCTGGTCGAAGGCGCCTACAAACCCGAGTGCAAGCTCGACGACAAGGCCATTGCTGGGCTCAGCCAGGCCGTCGAAACCTGGATCCGCAAACATGTTTGAACTGGCCTGGCCGTGGATCTTCCTGCTGCTGCCGCTGCCCTGGCTGGCACGCCTGCTGCTGCCGGCCGCCGACAGCGGCGAGCCCGTGCTCAAAGTCGGTTTTCTCGACGAGCTGGAAAGCCTGGCCGGGCGTCGGGCGCGCCTGAACCTGCCGACCTGGCGGCAGCAGGCACCCTACGTGGTGATCTGGCTGTTGCTGCTACTGGCCGCTGCCCGCCCGCAGTGGCTGGGCGACCCGGTACCAGTGGCCGCCAGCGGCCGCGACCTGCTGGTGGCGGTGGACGTGTCCGGCTCCATGGACTTCCCCGACATGCAGTGGAAGGGCGAAGACATCAGCCGCCTGGACCTGGTCAAGATGCTGCTCGGCGACTTCCTCCAGGACCGTGAAGGCGACCGGGTCGGCCTGATCCTGTTCGGCAGCCAGGCCTACCTGCAGGCCCCACTGACCTTCGACCGACGCACCGTGCGCACCTTCCTCGACGAAGCGCAGATCGGCATCGCCGGCAAGAACACCGCCATCGGCGATGCCATCGGCCTGGCAGTCAAGCGCCTGCGCCAACGCCCGGCGCAGAGCCGGGTTCTGGTATTGATTACCGACGGCGCCAACAACGGTGGGCAGATTCACCCGCTGACCGCCGCCCGGCTGGCGGCCCAGGAAGGCGTGCGCATCTACACCATCGGCATCGGTGCCAACCCCGAGGCCAGCGGCACACCAGGCCTGCTCGGCCTCAACCCGAGCCTGGACCTGGACGAAGCCTCGCTCAAGGAAATCGCCGACATCACCCACGGCGCCTACTTCCGCGCCCACGATGGCGCCGAACTGGACGCCATCGGCGACACCCTTGACCAACTCGAACCGGTCGCCCAGCAGCCCACCCAGGCACGTACTGCCAAAGCCCTGTATGCCTGGCCATTGGCCCTGGCACTGCTGCTCAGCGTGCTGCTGGTGGTGGCCGTGCAATGGCCGGACAACCTGCTGCAACGTACGCTGCGCCGCCCGCGCTTTCTGCAACCCCACCCAGAGTGGCGTGAGCGCCTCAAACGGCTGCGCCTGAGGAAGCGGCGATGATCGATCTCTGGCCGCAATGGCTGCGCCCACTCTGGCTGCTTGTCGTGCCGCTGCTCGCCTGGCTGCTGTTCAAGCTATGGCACCGGCGCAAACGGGCCGGGCGCTGGCAAATGATCTTGCCGCCGGCTTTCCACCCGGTGCTGCTCGGTGGCGGCAGCGGCAGCAACAGCAAGCTGCCCTGGGTGGCCCTGGGCCTGGCCTGGCTGCTGGTGGTACTGGCCCTGCTCGGGCCGAGCTGGCAACGCCTGGAAGAAACCCGCCAGCGCCCGGCCGACCCGCTGGTGATCCTGCTTGAACTGACCCCACAGATGCTCGCCGAAGACATTGCCCCCAACCGCCTGGAACAGGCCCGGCGCAAGATCCTCGACTTGCTCGAACACCGCAACGACAGCCAGACCGCCCTGATTGTCTACGCCGGCAGTGCACATACCCTGGTGCCACTGTCCGACGACCTGGGCACCACACGCAACCTGCTCGAAGCGATCGACCCGTCGATCATGCCGCAACCTGGCCAACGCGCCGACCTGGCCGTACAAAAGGGCCTGGCCCTGCTGGCCCAGAGCGGCCTCGGCCAGGGCCGTCTGCTGCTGATCGGCTCGGGGCTGAGCGCGCCGGAGCGTCAGGGCATCGTCCAGGCCCTGGGCCGGCAGGGGCCAAGCCTGCTGATGCTGGGCATCGGCAGCGCCGAAGGCGCACCGGTGCGCCAGGCCAATGGCGAATTCCTCAAGGATGAGCAAGGTGGCATCCTCGTGCCACGCCTGGACAGCCCAGGCCTCAAGGCGTTCATCAGCGGCACCGGTGGCCGCTACCGCCATGCCCGTATCGACGACCTCGACCTGCGCGGCCTGGGCCTGTTCGACAACCCGCGCAGCCTGCGTAACGACGGCCACAACGTGCAACTCGACAGCTGGGCCGACCAGGGTTACTGGCTGCTGATCCCCCTGCTGCTGCTGGCCGCCTGCGCCGGCCGCCGTGGCTGGCTGTTCTGCCTGCCGCTGCTGCTGGCCTTGCCGCAACCGAGCCAGGCATTCGAGCTCGACGACCTGTGGCTACGCCCCGACCAGCAAGGCCAGCGCCTGCTGGAGCACAATCGCCCTGTCGAAGCCGCTCGACACTTCCAGGACCCGCAATGGCTCGGTATGGCCCTGTACCAGGCCGGTGACTATGCCGGGGCTGCCAAGGCGTTCGCCCAAGGCAACAGTGCCGCGGCACACTACAATCGAGGCAATGCCCTGGCCCGTGAGGGTGAGCTGGAAGCTGCCCTGGATGCCTACGAACAGGCCCTGGAGCGCCAGCCCGACCTGCAACCGGCCTTGGCCAACCAGGCGCTGGTCCAGCAGCTTCTGCAGCAGCGCCAGGCGCAGGCCGAGGAACAACCGGCCAACAGCGATGCCCAAGGCACGCCCGGCAGCGAAACCGAGGGCAACAGCAGCTCGGCCAGCAGCCCGACCCAAGGCACGCCCGGTCAAGAACAACCCGCCAGCGCCGATCAGCCCGGCGAAGGCAACAGCGACAGCCAGGCAACACCCGGCAACCAGGCAGGCGATGACGACAGCGTGACCCAACCGCCCCAGCGGCCGGTCTCGACCAGCCTCGACGCCGAGCAGCGCCAGGCCCTGGAACAATGGCTGCGGGAGATCCCGGACAACCCGGCCGAGCTGCTGCGGCGCAAATTCTGGTATGAACAGCAATTGCATCAGGAAACCCCACGATGAGTCGCCTCGGCGTCTTGATTCTCGGCCTGTTGTGGGCCCTCCTCGCCCAGGCCGAACCGACCCTGCAGGCCAGCGTCGACCGCGCGCGCCTGGAAGCGGGCGAAACCCTGGAACTGACCCTGGAAAGCCAGGACGTCACCCAGTTCGGCAAGCCAGACCTACGTGCCCTGGAAGGCGACTTCGAGGTGCGCGGCACGCGCCAGC
The Pseudomonas sp. KU43P genome window above contains:
- a CDS encoding DUF4381 domain-containing protein, translated to MNPLDQLQPLIAPPAIGLWPPAPGWWLLLAVLPLLAWGLWRLRRWRPGKRPVVRAELPLDPVRVEALAELARLPRPYDGAPAGAWLQQINALLKRLCRNHYPGANSHTLNGRQWLAFLDNRCPAAGLTRWMVLVEGAYKPECKLDDKAIAGLSQAVETWIRKHV
- a CDS encoding vWA domain-containing protein encodes the protein MFELAWPWIFLLLPLPWLARLLLPAADSGEPVLKVGFLDELESLAGRRARLNLPTWRQQAPYVVIWLLLLLAAARPQWLGDPVPVAASGRDLLVAVDVSGSMDFPDMQWKGEDISRLDLVKMLLGDFLQDREGDRVGLILFGSQAYLQAPLTFDRRTVRTFLDEAQIGIAGKNTAIGDAIGLAVKRLRQRPAQSRVLVLITDGANNGGQIHPLTAARLAAQEGVRIYTIGIGANPEASGTPGLLGLNPSLDLDEASLKEIADITHGAYFRAHDGAELDAIGDTLDQLEPVAQQPTQARTAKALYAWPLALALLLSVLLVVAVQWPDNLLQRTLRRPRFLQPHPEWRERLKRLRLRKRR
- a CDS encoding tetratricopeptide repeat protein; this encodes MIDLWPQWLRPLWLLVVPLLAWLLFKLWHRRKRAGRWQMILPPAFHPVLLGGGSGSNSKLPWVALGLAWLLVVLALLGPSWQRLEETRQRPADPLVILLELTPQMLAEDIAPNRLEQARRKILDLLEHRNDSQTALIVYAGSAHTLVPLSDDLGTTRNLLEAIDPSIMPQPGQRADLAVQKGLALLAQSGLGQGRLLLIGSGLSAPERQGIVQALGRQGPSLLMLGIGSAEGAPVRQANGEFLKDEQGGILVPRLDSPGLKAFISGTGGRYRHARIDDLDLRGLGLFDNPRSLRNDGHNVQLDSWADQGYWLLIPLLLLAACAGRRGWLFCLPLLLALPQPSQAFELDDLWLRPDQQGQRLLEHNRPVEAARHFQDPQWLGMALYQAGDYAGAAKAFAQGNSAAAHYNRGNALAREGELEAALDAYEQALERQPDLQPALANQALVQQLLQQRQAQAEEQPANSDAQGTPGSETEGNSSSASSPTQGTPGQEQPASADQPGEGNSDSQATPGNQAGDDDSVTQPPQRPVSTSLDAEQRQALEQWLREIPDNPAELLRRKFWYEQQLHQETPR